The following proteins come from a genomic window of Thiothrix unzii:
- a CDS encoding 4Fe-4S dicluster domain-containing protein: MTTAVNQAMVEKYKGNFLKEVTDNVEEGNWVKMCMQCGVCSGSCPLGPHWDHPPQELFMMIRANKREEVLSSTSMWMCTSCYNCVARCPRGLPITHIMHGLAHYGKRMGMKPKNQPTEKFGQMFWDNLIKKGRVNELKLGLGLYFKDGFAEGVKVSMGKQKLGLNMMKAKRMSPMEMLGGHGVKDLSGFHAMLKKAEELEAARVGANTDAK; this comes from the coding sequence ATGACTACTGCTGTCAATCAAGCGATGGTTGAAAAATACAAAGGCAACTTCCTCAAAGAAGTGACGGATAACGTCGAGGAAGGCAACTGGGTCAAAATGTGTATGCAATGTGGCGTATGTTCCGGTTCGTGCCCGCTAGGGCCGCACTGGGATCACCCGCCGCAAGAGCTGTTCATGATGATCCGCGCCAACAAGCGTGAGGAAGTGCTGTCATCCACCTCGATGTGGATGTGTACCTCGTGCTACAACTGTGTGGCACGTTGCCCGCGTGGTCTGCCGATTACGCACATCATGCACGGCTTGGCGCACTACGGTAAGCGCATGGGCATGAAACCCAAGAACCAGCCGACCGAAAAATTCGGGCAAATGTTCTGGGATAACCTGATCAAGAAAGGCCGTGTCAACGAGCTAAAACTGGGTCTGGGCTTGTACTTCAAAGACGGTTTCGCGGAAGGCGTGAAAGTGTCGATGGGCAAGCAAAAGCTAGGGTTAAACATGATGAAAGCCAAGCGTATGTCACCGATGGAAATGCTCGGTGGGCATGGCGTTAAGGATCTTTCTGGCTTCCACGCCATGCTGAAAAAAGCCGAAGAGCTGGAAGCAGCACGTGTCGGCGCAAACACTGACGCGAAATGA
- a CDS encoding metallophosphoesterase family protein, whose product MTVSVAIISDTHGHLDPRIIEIIRECDYAIHAGDICGENVLAAMQPKSAMVIAVAGNNEPRCMIDFPLPSISELELPGGKICIEHGHEHGHHTPCHDSLRAQHPDARVIVYGHTHKMVQDKSALPWVVNPGAAGLTRNHGGPSCLVLSANDQSWDIREIRFAD is encoded by the coding sequence ATGACTGTTTCTGTCGCTATTATTTCCGATACGCACGGACATCTTGACCCGCGCATTATCGAAATCATCCGTGAGTGTGATTACGCCATTCATGCAGGGGATATTTGCGGGGAAAATGTACTCGCAGCAATGCAACCCAAAAGTGCAATGGTGATTGCGGTAGCGGGTAACAACGAACCACGTTGCATGATTGATTTTCCGCTGCCATCCATTAGTGAATTGGAATTGCCGGGCGGTAAGATTTGCATTGAGCATGGTCACGAACACGGGCATCACACCCCTTGCCACGATTCTTTACGTGCGCAACACCCTGATGCTCGCGTGATTGTTTACGGACATACCCATAAGATGGTGCAAGATAAAAGTGCGTTGCCGTGGGTGGTAAATCCCGGTGCAGCAGGGCTGACCCGCAATCATGGCGGGCCATCCTGTTTGGTGCTGAGTGCGAATGACCAGAGCTGGGATATTCGCGAAATCCGTTTTGCGGATTAA
- a CDS encoding RNA recognition motif domain-containing protein — MATKLYVGNLPYSVTQQGLQEKFSAYGEVTSVSVITDRDTGQNKGFAFVEMSSSSEAQKAIDGLNGADMGGRGMKVNEAKPQAPRDNNRSGGGGFGGGRSGGGGGGRW, encoded by the coding sequence ATGGCTACTAAACTTTACGTTGGCAATTTGCCTTATTCCGTCACTCAACAAGGTTTGCAAGAAAAATTCTCTGCATACGGCGAAGTGACATCTGTTAGCGTTATCACTGACCGTGATACCGGGCAAAACAAAGGCTTTGCATTCGTAGAAATGTCCAGCAGCAGCGAAGCTCAAAAAGCTATCGACGGCCTGAATGGTGCTGATATGGGCGGTCGCGGTATGAAAGTTAACGAAGCGAAACCACAAGCACCACGCGATAACAATCGCAGCGGTGGCGGTGGTTTTGGCGGTGGTCGTAGCGGTGGTGGCGGCGGCGGTCGCTGGTAA
- a CDS encoding YkgJ family cysteine cluster protein — MAEKLDIPEEFQSSLIPELLTDDTTIQFNCHPGVSCFNICCKAADVTLAPYDILRLKKRLGMTSSEFLDKHTVPFETDGHGTPGIKLRTDDNKTCLFVREEGCSVYEDRPAACRYYGLGLLSHRAADTYQDVQYYFRNKEEHCQGWNTDKVMTVRDYRAAQGVPEYDEINREWMQLMLKKKSAGPAIGKPDPLSFQLYFMASFDIDRFRRFVESPAFAKAYMISDDERTAFQDDVVLQKFAFRLLRQVLFDEQTIPTHENVLEKRWEERKDIIELRHKAAVDLHLKRAEEERQAALNSGLEPGAV, encoded by the coding sequence ATGGCTGAAAAACTCGACATTCCTGAGGAATTCCAAAGCTCCCTCATTCCTGAACTGCTGACGGATGACACCACTATCCAGTTTAACTGCCACCCTGGTGTTTCCTGTTTCAATATTTGCTGTAAGGCTGCGGATGTAACCCTCGCACCGTATGACATCCTGCGCCTGAAAAAACGCTTGGGCATGACTTCCAGCGAATTCCTCGACAAGCATACCGTGCCGTTTGAGACAGATGGTCACGGCACTCCCGGCATCAAATTGCGTACCGACGACAACAAAACCTGTTTGTTCGTGCGTGAAGAAGGTTGCAGCGTATATGAAGATCGCCCTGCCGCTTGTCGTTATTACGGGCTGGGGCTGTTATCACACCGTGCAGCAGATACTTACCAAGATGTGCAATATTATTTTCGCAACAAGGAAGAGCATTGCCAAGGTTGGAATACTGACAAGGTGATGACCGTGCGCGATTACCGTGCCGCACAAGGCGTGCCGGAATACGACGAAATCAATCGCGAATGGATGCAGTTGATGCTGAAAAAGAAATCAGCGGGCCCTGCGATTGGCAAGCCTGATCCACTGAGTTTCCAGTTGTATTTCATGGCAAGTTTCGACATTGACCGCTTCCGTCGCTTTGTGGAAAGCCCCGCGTTTGCCAAGGCTTACATGATAAGTGATGACGAGCGTACTGCTTTCCAAGATGACGTGGTTTTGCAGAAATTTGCATTCCGCTTGCTGCGCCAAGTGTTGTTTGATGAGCAAACCATTCCGACGCACGAAAATGTTCTCGAAAAACGTTGGGAAGAGCGTAAGGATATTATTGAGTTACGCCATAAGGCTGCCGTGGATTTGCATTTGAAACGCGCCGAAGAAGAACGCCAAGCCGCATTGAACAGTGGCTTAGAACCCGGCGCGGTTTAG
- a CDS encoding 6-phosphofructokinase, whose protein sequence is MTVKNAFYAQSGGVTAVINASACGVIETARQHSDKIGTVYAGQNGIIGALLENLIDTSKVSDADVAALRHTPSGAFGSCRYKMKSLEKNKREYDRLIDVFKAHNIGYFFYNGGGDSADTCLKVSQLADAMGFPIQAIHVPKTVDNDLPVTDNCPGFGSVAKYIAVSTREASYDVASMCATSTKIFVLEVMGRHAGWIAAAGGLAADANNDIPVVILFPEVEFNQEKFLATVDAKVKQYGYCSIVVSEGCHYPDGTFLAEQGTRDSFGHAQLGGAAPVVANMIKDALGYKFHWAVADYLQRAARHLSSKSDVEQAYALGKAAVELALEGKNSVMPAVIRDSNNPYTWHIGSGELKDIANVEKMMPLDYISADGYGITDACREYLQPLIEGEDYPPYENGMPKYVTLKHVLLDKKLPAFEL, encoded by the coding sequence ATGACCGTTAAGAATGCTTTTTACGCACAGTCCGGTGGTGTTACCGCCGTTATCAACGCTTCAGCCTGCGGCGTGATTGAAACCGCTCGCCAACACAGCGACAAGATCGGTACTGTCTACGCCGGTCAAAATGGCATTATCGGCGCATTGCTGGAAAACCTGATTGATACCAGCAAGGTTTCCGATGCAGATGTTGCAGCCTTGCGCCACACCCCATCCGGTGCATTCGGTTCTTGCCGCTACAAAATGAAGAGCTTGGAAAAGAATAAGCGTGAATACGATCGTCTGATCGATGTGTTCAAAGCGCATAACATTGGCTACTTCTTCTACAATGGCGGCGGTGACTCTGCCGATACGTGCCTGAAAGTTTCCCAACTGGCGGATGCGATGGGCTTCCCGATTCAAGCTATCCACGTTCCTAAGACCGTGGATAACGATTTGCCTGTGACCGACAACTGCCCCGGTTTTGGTTCCGTAGCGAAATACATCGCGGTTTCCACCCGTGAAGCCAGCTACGACGTGGCTTCCATGTGTGCCACTTCCACCAAGATTTTCGTGCTGGAAGTCATGGGTCGTCACGCAGGCTGGATTGCCGCAGCAGGTGGTTTGGCAGCCGATGCTAACAACGATATTCCGGTTGTTATCCTGTTCCCTGAAGTTGAGTTCAATCAGGAAAAATTCCTCGCGACAGTCGATGCGAAAGTTAAACAGTATGGCTATTGCAGTATCGTGGTGTCCGAAGGTTGCCATTACCCTGACGGTACGTTCCTGGCAGAGCAGGGGACTCGTGACTCGTTCGGTCATGCGCAATTGGGCGGTGCTGCTCCGGTTGTTGCCAATATGATCAAAGACGCGCTGGGGTATAAATTCCACTGGGCGGTTGCGGATTACCTGCAACGTGCGGCGCGTCACTTGTCGTCCAAGTCTGACGTTGAGCAGGCGTATGCACTGGGCAAAGCAGCAGTTGAATTGGCGTTGGAAGGCAAAAACTCTGTCATGCCAGCAGTTATCCGTGATTCCAACAATCCGTACACATGGCACATTGGTTCAGGCGAGTTGAAAGACATTGCCAACGTCGAAAAAATGATGCCGCTGGATTATATCAGCGCAGATGGCTACGGCATTACCGACGCTTGCCGCGAATACCTGCAACCGTTGATCGAAGGCGAAGATTATCCGCCATACGAAAACGGTATGCCGAAGTATGTGACGCTGAAGCACGTATTGCTGGATAAAAAGCTGCCAGCGTTCGAGCTGTAA
- a CDS encoding hydrogenase iron-sulfur subunit: MKIGGYLCTGCGIGDRLDTKSLESVAVREGRIGFCKTHDFLCSQAGVDMIKADMAAEGDDKVTKAVIMACSRRAKTESFNFGAVPTARVNLREGVIWIRPEGSEHDETTQEMAADYIRMGCAEVKAMQQADASGEQGKNNHIMVVGGGITGMTAALEASKAGYYASIIEKSDRLGGVMGQLKQRQPEHSPFQNPQDTGVAALIAAVEADDKITVYLNSSIAKTAGAPGRFEVDIASTVGAGTHAEFGAIVQATGFTPYDANNLPEFSYGKSPNVVTQLELEALARAAGDGPIKRADGKVVENVVFVQCAGQRSTKEGHLSYCSGHCCATSIKQAMYFKDSNPDIETTVLFDDIRTPGAGGENFYRSAQDKFVTFRKGKVSTVDVKGNELQVNFKDLILDEDAQMGADLVVLATGMLPNSGTDIDTMKDKDESGEVKVSVQSILNLNYRQGPDMPQLVNGFTDSHFICFPYETRRTGIYSAGPVRRPMDAAQAQTDAMGAVMKAIQAIENSAIGRAAHPRSGDLSFPSFRKEGCTQCKRCTVECPFGAIDEDEKGYPKYNEARCRRCGTCMGACPVQVISFKNYSIETVGAQLKAVDVPDEFQEKPRILVLACENDAYPALDMAAMKRNESSAFIRVIPVRCLGSTNTIWIKDALGSGYDGVVMMGCKKGADYQCHFVKGSEMAHVRMAKIGDTLSTMNLESDRVAVHEVAITDIDRAPKLLDEMVEVINRVGLSPFKF, from the coding sequence ATGAAAATTGGTGGTTATCTGTGTACGGGTTGCGGTATTGGCGACCGTCTTGACACTAAATCCCTCGAATCAGTAGCCGTGCGCGAAGGTCGGATTGGCTTCTGCAAGACCCACGACTTCCTGTGCAGTCAGGCAGGCGTGGATATGATCAAAGCCGACATGGCGGCGGAAGGCGACGACAAAGTAACCAAAGCGGTCATTATGGCGTGTTCGCGCCGTGCCAAAACCGAAAGTTTCAACTTCGGGGCAGTACCAACCGCGCGCGTCAACTTGCGTGAAGGTGTCATCTGGATTCGTCCCGAAGGCAGCGAACACGACGAAACCACGCAGGAAATGGCAGCCGACTACATCCGCATGGGTTGCGCCGAAGTCAAGGCGATGCAACAAGCCGATGCCAGTGGTGAACAAGGCAAAAACAACCACATTATGGTGGTCGGCGGCGGCATTACCGGCATGACGGCGGCACTCGAAGCCTCCAAAGCCGGTTACTACGCCAGCATTATCGAAAAGTCCGACCGTTTGGGTGGTGTCATGGGGCAACTCAAGCAACGCCAGCCAGAACATTCCCCGTTCCAAAACCCGCAAGATACCGGCGTTGCAGCCTTGATCGCAGCGGTGGAAGCGGATGACAAAATCACCGTTTACCTGAATTCCAGCATCGCGAAAACAGCGGGTGCACCGGGTCGTTTCGAGGTGGATATTGCCTCTACCGTAGGCGCTGGCACGCACGCTGAGTTTGGCGCGATTGTGCAAGCCACTGGTTTCACCCCTTACGATGCCAATAACCTGCCGGAATTCAGCTACGGCAAATCGCCGAACGTGGTGACTCAACTGGAATTGGAAGCACTGGCTCGCGCCGCAGGCGATGGCCCGATCAAACGTGCTGACGGTAAAGTGGTCGAAAACGTGGTATTCGTGCAATGCGCGGGTCAACGCAGTACCAAAGAAGGGCATTTGTCCTACTGTTCGGGTCATTGCTGCGCCACCAGCATCAAGCAGGCGATGTATTTCAAAGACAGTAACCCTGACATTGAAACCACCGTCTTGTTTGACGACATCCGTACACCGGGTGCAGGCGGCGAAAACTTCTACCGCAGTGCGCAAGATAAATTCGTGACATTCCGTAAAGGCAAAGTTTCCACGGTTGACGTTAAGGGCAATGAGCTGCAAGTCAATTTCAAAGACTTGATCCTTGACGAAGACGCGCAGATGGGTGCTGATCTGGTGGTATTGGCGACGGGGATGTTACCCAACTCCGGTACTGACATCGACACCATGAAGGACAAGGACGAAAGCGGCGAAGTCAAAGTCTCCGTCCAATCCATCCTTAACCTGAACTATCGCCAAGGCCCAGATATGCCGCAATTGGTGAATGGTTTCACCGATTCGCATTTCATCTGCTTCCCGTATGAAACCCGCCGCACGGGTATCTACAGCGCAGGCCCGGTACGCCGCCCGATGGATGCCGCGCAAGCGCAAACCGACGCGATGGGCGCGGTGATGAAAGCGATTCAAGCGATTGAAAACTCCGCGATTGGTCGCGCTGCACACCCCCGTTCCGGCGATTTGAGCTTCCCGTCATTCCGTAAAGAAGGCTGCACCCAGTGCAAACGCTGCACCGTGGAATGCCCATTCGGCGCGATTGACGAAGACGAAAAAGGCTACCCGAAATACAACGAAGCGCGTTGCCGCCGTTGCGGGACGTGCATGGGTGCTTGCCCGGTACAGGTTATTTCCTTCAAGAACTATTCCATCGAAACCGTCGGGGCGCAATTGAAAGCTGTCGACGTGCCAGATGAGTTCCAAGAAAAGCCACGTATTCTGGTACTGGCCTGCGAAAACGATGCTTACCCTGCCCTCGACATGGCAGCGATGAAACGTAACGAATCCAGCGCGTTTATCCGCGTGATTCCGGTGCGTTGCCTCGGCTCTACCAACACCATCTGGATCAAGGATGCATTGGGTAGCGGTTACGACGGCGTGGTCATGATGGGCTGCAAAAAAGGCGCAGATTATCAGTGCCATTTTGTCAAAGGCTCGGAAATGGCGCATGTTAGGATGGCGAAAATTGGCGACACCCTGTCTACCATGAACCTCGAATCCGATCGCGTCGCGGTGCATGAAGTCGCCATTACCGACATCGACCGCGCACCCAAACTGCTGGATGAGATGGTTGAAGTGATTAACCGTGTCGGCCTCAGCCCGTTCAAGTTCTAA
- a CDS encoding CoB--CoM heterodisulfide reductase iron-sulfur subunit A family protein: protein MTDVVATNQTIIVVGGGISGMTTALEAAETGKQVILLEKRPYLGGRVSQLYKYFPKMCHPTCGQEINQRRIKMNKNLTVITQAEVSNISGDKGDYTVSVTITPRYVNSNCTACGDCAKAATTEFDDEFNYNLGKRKSVYLPNAMAFPQQYVIDQRIIGTAEADAAKAACKYGAIELDQQVETLDLKAGAVVFATGWKPYDANKIQAYGYDRFANVITNVEFERLMDPHGPTNGKLLRPSDGKEAKNIAFIQCAGSRDKNHLAHCSRICCMASLKQTNYVQEKFGDDGKSTIYYIDMRAIDRFDDFYQNVQNNPNVSFIKSKVAKIDEDKATGNPVLHGVNTEGYHRYANQHDLVVLATGMEPSVDFKGFPIKILVNDEGFIEHDDSNGGIFAAGVASDALDVNRAVQHATAAALRAVQVVNQVAGA from the coding sequence ATGACGGATGTCGTTGCAACCAACCAGACCATTATCGTCGTCGGCGGCGGTATCAGTGGCATGACCACTGCACTCGAAGCAGCCGAAACGGGTAAGCAGGTCATTTTGCTAGAAAAACGCCCTTACTTAGGGGGACGTGTTTCCCAGCTTTACAAATACTTCCCTAAAATGTGTCACCCGACCTGCGGTCAAGAAATCAATCAACGCCGCATCAAGATGAACAAAAATCTCACGGTGATTACCCAAGCGGAAGTGTCCAACATCAGCGGAGACAAAGGTGATTACACGGTTTCCGTGACCATTACCCCGCGTTACGTCAACAGCAATTGCACCGCTTGCGGCGACTGCGCCAAGGCTGCCACGACTGAATTTGACGACGAATTCAACTACAACCTCGGCAAGCGCAAGAGCGTTTACCTGCCTAACGCGATGGCATTCCCGCAGCAATACGTGATTGACCAGCGCATCATTGGCACTGCCGAAGCCGACGCTGCCAAAGCGGCCTGCAAATACGGCGCAATCGAGCTGGATCAGCAAGTCGAAACCCTCGACCTGAAAGCCGGTGCGGTGGTATTTGCGACAGGCTGGAAACCTTACGACGCGAACAAGATTCAGGCTTACGGCTACGACCGTTTTGCTAACGTCATTACCAACGTCGAATTTGAACGCTTGATGGATCCACACGGCCCCACCAACGGCAAATTGCTGCGCCCATCCGACGGCAAAGAAGCGAAAAACATCGCCTTTATCCAGTGCGCGGGTTCGCGGGATAAAAACCATCTGGCACATTGCTCACGCATTTGCTGCATGGCTTCCCTCAAGCAAACCAACTACGTGCAGGAAAAGTTTGGTGACGACGGCAAATCCACGATTTACTACATCGACATGCGGGCGATTGACCGTTTTGACGATTTCTACCAAAACGTGCAGAACAACCCGAACGTCAGCTTCATCAAGTCTAAAGTTGCGAAAATCGACGAAGACAAAGCGACCGGCAACCCTGTCCTACACGGCGTGAACACCGAAGGCTACCACCGTTACGCCAACCAACACGATCTGGTGGTATTGGCAACGGGCATGGAACCGAGTGTGGATTTCAAAGGTTTCCCGATCAAGATTCTGGTCAACGATGAAGGCTTCATCGAACATGACGACAGCAACGGCGGCATTTTTGCGGCTGGGGTTGCCTCCGACGCGCTGGACGTAAACCGCGCAGTGCAACACGCCACGGCTGCGGCCTTGCGTGCGGTGCAAGTCGTCAATCAGGTAGCAGGAGCATAA
- a CDS encoding FKBP-type peptidyl-prolyl cis-trans isomerase: MTASPEKVAAGKVVQFTYRIADRHGEIMEQVDLPLSMVFMRHNRLYDVVEKALVGCRVGDEVSVDVPAVDGAWGEADADLILVQDIEHVPPPYRKIGAEAQFQAENGEIKTFRVTSVTEESVTLDGNHPFSGQTMTFHVKVIAIRDASKDELLHGIESGAPTDFGSTTIH; the protein is encoded by the coding sequence ATGACTGCATCTCCCGAAAAAGTGGCTGCTGGCAAGGTAGTCCAGTTCACTTACCGCATCGCTGACCGCCATGGTGAGATTATGGAGCAAGTGGATTTACCCTTGAGCATGGTGTTCATGCGCCATAACCGTTTGTATGACGTGGTGGAAAAAGCCTTGGTCGGTTGCCGCGTGGGTGATGAAGTGTCTGTTGATGTTCCAGCCGTTGATGGCGCATGGGGCGAAGCTGATGCTGACCTGATTTTGGTGCAAGATATTGAGCATGTGCCACCGCCTTACCGCAAAATCGGTGCGGAAGCACAATTTCAAGCCGAAAATGGCGAAATTAAAACCTTCCGCGTGACCAGTGTTACTGAAGAATCCGTGACTTTGGATGGCAATCACCCATTTTCTGGGCAAACCATGACCTTCCATGTCAAAGTTATCGCGATCCGTGATGCCAGCAAGGATGAGTTATTGCACGGGATTGAATCCGGCGCACCGACCGATTTTGGCAGTACAACCATTCACTAA
- a CDS encoding CoB--CoM heterodisulfide reductase iron-sulfur subunit B family protein, with translation MAKHEYSYYPGCSSQKGASSSNLEKSVETLCEELDIKLNPIPDWNCCGASIGYAGGGELPRMTLSARNLALSEKHHPDQDVVATCAACWLNTREVQERLNHNPTLKAETNIALQSVKLEYKGNKKVRHMVEVLIEDIGYDVLGSKVKKPLEGLKIAGYVGCQTNRPFGIAGESFENPMYLDKMVETLGAEALTKYDKKVACCSGALMFSEPEKGQALVKDIIESAYDSGANMIVTPCPLCQANVEIYQDDINARYKTNFDMPVMYYSQLMDVAFGRSALDAALNGNIIQSKKLREIADK, from the coding sequence ATGGCAAAGCATGAATATTCTTACTACCCCGGCTGTTCTTCCCAGAAGGGAGCATCGTCTTCCAACTTGGAAAAGTCGGTGGAAACCCTGTGCGAAGAGCTGGACATCAAGCTGAATCCAATCCCGGATTGGAACTGCTGTGGCGCATCCATCGGCTACGCGGGCGGTGGCGAACTGCCGCGCATGACGCTTTCCGCACGTAACTTGGCCTTGTCCGAAAAGCATCACCCGGATCAGGACGTGGTAGCCACTTGCGCCGCTTGCTGGCTCAACACCCGCGAAGTGCAGGAACGTCTGAACCACAACCCGACCCTAAAAGCGGAAACCAATATTGCGCTGCAATCGGTGAAGCTGGAATACAAGGGTAACAAGAAAGTCCGCCACATGGTGGAAGTGCTGATCGAAGACATCGGCTACGACGTACTGGGTTCCAAGGTTAAAAAGCCGTTGGAAGGTCTGAAAATCGCCGGTTACGTCGGTTGCCAAACCAACCGCCCATTCGGGATTGCCGGTGAATCGTTCGAGAACCCGATGTATCTGGATAAGATGGTCGAAACCCTCGGCGCTGAAGCCCTCACCAAGTACGACAAAAAAGTCGCTTGCTGTAGCGGTGCACTGATGTTCTCCGAACCCGAAAAAGGCCAGGCATTGGTCAAGGACATCATCGAATCCGCTTACGACAGCGGTGCGAACATGATCGTCACCCCTTGCCCACTGTGCCAAGCCAACGTTGAAATCTACCAAGATGACATCAATGCGCGTTACAAGACCAATTTCGACATGCCGGTCATGTACTACAGCCAGTTGATGGATGTGGCATTTGGGCGTTCGGCACTGGATGCCGCGTTGAATGGCAATATCATCCAATCCAAGAAATTGCGTGAAATTGCCGACAAATAA
- a CDS encoding FKBP-type peptidyl-prolyl cis-trans isomerase — MKTTTLLALAVALSGSVFMAACSDKTATTSTTGTSSPQVTDIKMVDLVKTDVKVGDGAEATAGKMVSVHYTGWLYDEAAADKHGKKFDSSRDRGQPFQFPLAGGQVIKGWDEGVQGMKIGGQRTLIIPAEMGYGARGAGGVIPPNATLVFDVELLGVN, encoded by the coding sequence ATGAAAACAACCACATTATTAGCATTGGCTGTGGCACTCTCCGGCAGCGTTTTTATGGCAGCATGTTCGGACAAAACTGCCACGACGAGTACCACTGGCACTTCTTCCCCACAAGTAACGGATATTAAAATGGTCGATTTAGTTAAAACGGATGTAAAAGTAGGCGACGGCGCAGAAGCTACCGCTGGCAAGATGGTTTCTGTGCATTACACGGGCTGGTTGTATGACGAAGCCGCTGCCGACAAGCACGGCAAGAAATTTGACAGTTCGCGCGACCGTGGGCAGCCCTTCCAATTCCCACTGGCTGGTGGTCAAGTGATCAAAGGCTGGGATGAAGGCGTACAAGGCATGAAAATCGGCGGGCAACGCACCCTGATTATCCCTGCGGAAATGGGCTACGGTGCGCGTGGCGCGGGTGGCGTAATTCCACCGAACGCCACGCTGGTATTTGACGTTGAATTGCTCGGCGTAAATTAA